The genomic window CAATGGTTTGGGTGCTATTCCTAACTACGAAACCGCCCGCATTGAAGCAACATCCAAGGCATTGCAAGCCGCCTATCAGGCGATGATCATGCAGCAGCAAGCGGAAACCGAAAGACAGGCGATGTACCGGGCCACAGTCAACGCGGCACGGTTAGCAGAATGGAACTTTCACAACGCTGTATTGGCGATGAAAGAAGTCGTGCGGGGACAGTTTGGTTCAGACAGTGATGAAGCCCAAGCCGTTGGCTTGAAGAAGAAATCTGAGCGTAAGCGCCGGGTGCGTGCCAAAGTGGTGAGCGCTTAAGGGCAAGATGAGCCAATCCCCCTCAAGTTTCCCAGTTGAGAGAACTTAAGGGGGATTGCTAGAGGTGAATGTATAGATTCAGCTAGTTGCCACGGCTTCTATTTTCAAGTCGCCACTGGGCCCTCACTCAAGCCGTAGTTACCTCTTAGACACTCACAAATGCCGCCGAGGTCAGGCTGCTAACTTGCACATCGTTGAGTGTTGCCAACAGCTCACCGCTACTGGTCAAGCGGACCAGGGTGTCATCAGCTTTGCCGCCAGTGCCCTGCGTCAGGCTTAAGTCTGCGAAGGTCAAACCATTGGCTAGACCCAAGCGGTCGCCCTGGCCTAGGCGCAAGTCATAGATCGAGTCGCTGCCGTCTCCAGCTCTGAGCACAAAGACATCGCTGCCCTTGCCACCGTTGAGCTGATCGTTACCCTTGCCACCGTCGAGCAGGTCATCGCCCGCGTCACCCCAGAGTTGGTCGTTGCCCGCCTCGCCATACAGCAGGTCATTGCCCGCTTTGCCGCCCAAGCGGTCGTTGCCGTTGCCGCCATAGAGTAGGTCGTCGCCGCCATTGAGGCCACCGGCAGTGCGGATGTTCTGATCGCCACGCAGGACATCGTTGCCGTTGCCGCCGTAGAGGCGGTCATTACCTTGCAGACCGGCAAGCGTGTCGTTGCCGCCCAAACCGAGAATGAGGTCAACCTCTGCGGTACCGACCAGGGTTTCGCCCCGATTGCTGCCGTTGATCGCGCCAGTCAGGTTGATTTCATACAAGGTGGTGGTGCCGCTGACTTCGTTGCCGACCGCCAGCAGGGGTTTGCCGTTGGGGCTATCGTTAGCGCTGATGAAAGCCAAGCCTTCCGGCCCCAAATCGCCTGCTGTGCCCGTCTCGGCATCGCCGCTGAAATCGCGGTTGTTGATGTACTGCACAAAGCTGGCGCTGTAGGGATCGGTGACGTCGTAGACCATGACACCGCCGATGCGTTCCAGGCCGATGAAGGCATAGGTGCGCCCGTCGATCACGCCTGTGGTCACGCCTTCGGGTTCAGGTCCCTTATTGTCGCTGCGGCTGTCCAAGGAGCCATTTTCGGCGTTGTCTGAGTTGAACTCATTGGGCAGCAGAGCCGCAGTAATTCGCTCAAAGTCGTCGCCACTGTCGAAGACCAGTTGCCCTTCGGCCGTGCGAATCGAGAATGAGCGACCACCAAAGGCGTAAAGCTGATCAAAGTCGCCATCGCCATCGGTGTCACCGTTGGCAGTAGTCACATTCAACCGGCCCAATTGGTCATCGGCTTGCAATTGCGCAGCATTGGGGAAAGCCGTGGGATCCAAGCTGAGATCCTTGACCCGCGCTTCTTCAGCAAAGGCATCGTAATCGCGGGCATCGCCTTCATTGGCAGTGACGATAAAGGTTTGACCGTTAACCTCGTAAGCGGCAATGCCGTCGGGTTGATACAAGCCCAACACGGGTTGACGCGCGATATTGATGCCGCCATCGCGATCGCTGACATCTAAACCGTTGCCCGCTTGGCTGTGGTCTTTGGCACCTAATGGCAAGATGTCGGTAACTTTTCCGGTGGCTAGATCCACCACAGCTAGCGCGTTGTTTTCCTGCAAAGAAACCCAAGCTTTGCTGGAATCTTCAGAGACGGTAATGTATTCCGGTTCGATATCTTGAGCCACACTGGCATTGGGACCAAAGATGCGAACGCCCTCGCTCCTCAAGGCGCCAAGTTGATTATTGAAGGCCCGGAAATCAGCTGTGGTGACATCGCTTTGACTAAGGTTAGCCACGCCAGCTGAGAGATCAATAATGCTGATCGAACCTTCTGGATCCACGCTGTAATCGCTGCTGGGTTCGCCTTCATTGGCAACCAAAACTTTGCGACCATCGGGGCTGAAGGTCACCATGTCGGGTAACGAACCCACAGTGACTGAATTCAACAGCTGGCCGTTGACATCAAAGAAGCCAACCACGCCAGGCGCCTGCGTATTCTCATTCTCAATCGCCGCTGCCACGATGCCGTTGTAGACATCAACACTGTTGACCTGCGCGCCCAAACTTGAGATATCAATCGATTGCAATAGCGTCGGTTGGCTGGGATTGCTGGCGCTGAGAATATCGATCGTGGCGTTTTCAGCGTTGACCACAAACAGGCGTTGCGACTGCGGGTCGTAAGCCACAATCTCAGCACCACCCGCATCGAAAATGCCACTGGCATAAGTGCCGATGGCTTTCAACTGAATCGCTGGTTCAGCAACCGGCGATGTGATCGGCGTAGGGTTGCGCGGATCGAACGAGTTAGGGTCAATCTCTAGGGGCTCAGGGAAGGCATTAGCGACATCTTGCCAGCCCACAAACTTGAAGTTGGTGCTGGTGTTTTCCAGCTCTCCGTCGTCCGCTGCCACCACCTGAGGATCGTTGGCGCCATCGTGCACGACTAGCAAACCGAAGGGGTACTGCGGTCCCAAAGGCACATTGATCAAGTCAGCGCCGTCCGATTCTTCAACGCTGTCGATGCTGCCCGAGGCGCCAACCGCGAAGTTGCCCACATAGGCGTTGCCACCCTCGCGTCGGTAAACCGCAAAGGTGCTGTCGCCCTGGCTGGAGGCCAGCAAGTAGCCCTTGCCATCGGCTCCGTAATAGATGGTCAAGCCCTCAGCATCGGCTTCCAGGTTGCTGCCCTCCGGTTTCACGGCGTCGAGCAGGGTTCCGGTTGTGCTGCCTCCTGGCTCTGCCGAGAACTTGTAGATGCCCCTGTTTTCCTGGGCCACGTACAGATAGCCCAACTCGCGGTCGGCTACCATGCCCTCGACTTGGGCATCTTCGAGTTCGCCGCCCTCAGGAATGGGCACAGTTAGCGTCCGCACCGGAACCGCGGTGACCTTGCCACTGCCGTCGTCTACCAACTCCAACTGTGCAATCTGGTCGCCTTCGCGCTGGCTGACGAAGACAAACTGCTTGCCGCTGATCGGGCTGGTGTAGGTCGTCAAGCCGTAGGCGGTTTGTTCGCCATCATCCAGGCCGAAGATCGAGCCAGGAATAGCGCTGGACGTGGCATTGTTGAGCCGTCCGGTGGCCGGGTTGATTTGGTAAATCGCCAGCGTGTCGTTCTCGCGATCGGAAGCAATCGCCAAGTCCACCGTCCGACCGCTCAACTCAAAGCCATAGAGCACATCAACGTTGTTGTAGCGGATGTCGCCATACTCGGCAGGCAGAACCGATTGCACCAGAGCGCCATTGAGGTCAAAGACCGCCAGGCCTCCATCCTTGAGCGAGCTAATCACCAAGCTCTTGGCCGAATCCGTGGGATTGACCCAAATCGCCGGATCGTCAGCATCACCGGCAATCGCACCGCTGGGCACCGCCTCATCGGTGTCCAAAACCTGCGGCGTCTCAGTTTGAGGCAGCACCACGGGGATGTTGTCGACATCCAAGGCCAGAGTAATGAACTGAGTGGCCTGGGCCGGGCTGAAGTTGTTGTCGGCCACCACAATCAGGGACTGGCGACCATCGGGCAGCTTGGGTCCCAGGGTAATGCCTTCTAAGTTGTCTGGGGTCAGACCTAAGCTGGCGAAATCCAGCAGCTCGCGCTTAGCAACTGGCGGGTCGATCTCAAAGGGAGCGCCGGTTGCTTCGTCGAACAAATCGTTTTGGCCGCTGACATCTAAGGCACCCTGGGTGCGAATCTCGAATAGCTTGACCGTGTTGCCAACCCCAGTCGAGAACGAACGCTCCAGCGCCAGCAAAGTGCCACTGTTATCAATCGCCAGCAAGTCCACCAAGCCATTGGTGCTGAAACCCTCCGGTGGGTTGGGTACAGCCGCAACGGGCTCGGTGAGGTAGACAAATTCGCCGACTTCCTGCCGGGTCACCAAGTCGTACTTGAGGATGCGTGAGGGGCTGCCTTGGGTGGGATCGGCAGCGGGACCATCTTGCTTCAGGGCGTTCTCGGTGGCGGTGTAGAGGTAGCGACCGTCGGGCGAAATCGTCAGGCTCTCAAAGGCCAGGTTGTTACGAATACCACTATTGTCTGGGGAAGCCAGGAATCGGTCCGGGATGGGCAGAGCGCTGAGCTGCTGACCCGTGAGTGAAAACTCGTTGACAAAGGGATTTGTGACCCGTCCCAAGTCTGGGCGAACTTCTCCTTCTGAGGAAACAAACACCGTGCCTTGCTCGGTGAGAGCAATGCCTTCCGGGTCCAGGCTCAAAGGAGCAAAGGGATTGCCACTGGCATCGCGCAGCGTGGTCACATCCTCAAAGGTGACATCACCGCTATCGAGGCGACCATCGCTCAAGTTGATCGAAAGCGTGTAAAAGCGGGCCGGGTTAAATTCACTGCGGTCGTCCGCAATGCTGTAGTAAAGGTTGCGGCTCGGGTCATAGGTAATGCCCGATAAGCCACCCACTTGAGTACCGTTAAACTGCAAACCGGTGGGAAACGTGAGTTCACCCAAAAAGCTGACATTGCTGACGGTGCTGCGGCTGGGAATCACCGTGTCCACCCAAACTAGACGGTGGTCCGAACTGGGAAAGCCACCGGGCAGAGTCGGATTAAACGTCCCAACTAGCGAAAACTGAGGGTCACTACTTTCGGGCCAGAACACTTGAGCGTCAGTAATCTGCAAGTTGTTTGATGGCAACACGTAATCAGCCCGCAGGTTGCCTGGCGTCGTGTCGGCAAAGTCGGCGGTATCGAAGCGAGGGTCGCTTGCATGGCTGGTATTGGCACCGCCTTGCAGGGCGGCCTGTTCTGGGCCACCGGGGCTGGTCGGCGTCACACTGGTGTTGACCAGTGGATTGTCGAGAAGCTGCTGAATTGCGCCGGGGATGCTGTCCCCATCCAATGGGTCCGAGTTCTGGTCGCCCATGATCACAAAGCGTGACCCAGGCGTCAGCCCGCCTCTACTGCCCTGGTCGTCGTAGATGTAGCTACCCTGTCCAGGCGTGATGTAATCCGACCAGAAGCGAATTTCATCAGCATTGCGAGTGCCGTTACGGTCTTCAGGACCATCGAAAACTGGTGGCGTTGGATGGCTGACCAGCGCATGGATAATTTCGCCATTCACCTCAATTGGCACATCCCAGTGGCTCTTAGAAGAGAGCCGAACCACATCCAGTTCTGCTGCGGAATACCAGTCGTTGGGCTGCGCTGTATTGGGGTCATCCGGCAAGCGGGCATCAGGCATGTCCTTCCACAAAAAATCTTGGAAGGTACGGACGTTGGCGGTCTCAATCGGGTACTTGGAGTACACCACCATGCCATATTGTCCAGGGAAAAAACCAAACCCTAAAGCATCATTAGGACCGCCGACCGAGCCACTATTATCTAAATCAAAACCTGAAGCAACGCCCGTGTTAGAAGGGGCAACGTAAGCGTAGGGATATTCAACGGGAGCAGCACCGTTCTGGCTCAGACTCAAATAATTTTGTCGAAATAGATCAACCGCTTGGCCTTCAGCATCGTAATCAAATTCGTTAATCAGCAGGACATCTGGATTGCTGCGCTGAATAATTTCTGCGACTGCTTTGGCTTGGGCATTGTTGGGGGTAGATAGATCGGTAACCAGTTGGCCTTCCGCATTGCGGTTTAGGGACGCGTTAAAGGTCGCAAAGCGAATGGAGTCCGCCATAAATGCCTCTCTAATCAATCGACAATTGCAGGTATTAGGCCCAGCGTCAGCAACCAGCGCCAAACGCGCCTGGTTTTACCCTGCTGACCACAATTTCCGTATTCTTACGGAGCTAGCAAGCCGATCAAAATCTACCGGCCTAGCGTTAAGCGAAAAATATAGAAACTCTAACGCAGGATTAACAACTGCTTAATAGAAGCCTAAAAGCTGATTTCTTCTTCAAAACTTTACATAGGAAACAGAGGCTGGACGAGCAGTTTCAATGCAGTGCTAAGGGCTTGGCAATGCCAAACTCATACACAGGGGTGAATAGCAATCGATTATGTCCACCACAACCTTCGCGCTCGACCTTGGGCATTGGATGGGCAAAAAAAAGTCCGCCGAAGCGGACTAAACCAACAAGAAATAGTGGAACAAATTCAAAGGGACAAATTCAAAGCAAACTCAACTACATTTGGCTAATAATTTTCTGCACGATTTGCACACCTGTAACCGCTTGCCAACCGAATAGCCCCAGCAAAGTCACGTTCAGAAAGATGTGCGTGTAGCGAGCGAAATCATTGCCCTTTTGCATAAAGGGAGTCAAAGCCGCCGAGACTGCGATCAGCGAAGCCATGCCCAGACCCGCGATTAAATGCGGACCGACAAACAATTTGCCATTGTTGATGTAGGTGACCGCCATGCCAGCTACTGTACCGATAATCATCAGCGCCAGCAGCACGGAGCCGATTTGGTGGTGTTTGATACTATAGCGGCCCTTGATCAACTCCTTCTTGAGATCCCCTTCAGCCGTTCTGGTTCTGCGAAGTTGAACCCCCAGATACAACGCGTAGATCGAGATCGCGAGCAGCACCCACATCAGGAACGGGTGGATGAAATTCAGCCAGGGCTTGATCGAGGCAGGGATTTCCAGGCTCATAGAAGTCCGAAGGTCATGAAACGGCTGTCATAAAACTTAGCACAGTCACTAACCGCCTACTCATCAGCTTCTAATAGCGTCAAGCGACAGCTGAATCGTGCAATCTGATTTGTCGCTTGGCCCGCGAGATCACGCCTTCGTGCTCTAGTCGGCCCAGCGCCCGTGAAAGGGTTTCAGGCGTTAAGCCAAGGTCATTAGCAACATCTTTGAGCGGACGGTCGAAGATCACCAGATTGGTATCGTTAGGTTCAGCTATAATCCGCAGATATTGCAGCACCCGTTGATGCGCAGAACGGACGTCTCGCAATTCCAAGCGAGATTGCAGAACCTGAATGCTACGCACTAACTGAACCACAAAATCCTCGGTTAGATCTGGATTCTCACGAAAGGCAGTTACTAATAACTGCTTGGGGTAAATAGCAACCCGCGATTGGATTTCAGCAATCGCATCCGAGGTGTAAGTTTCAGAGAACAGAGCCGCTTCGGCAAAGCTTTCGCCCGCTCGGATCACTTGAAAAGTGACCAGTTTGCCCTCAGAAGTATTGCGGCTTAAGCGCACTCGACCAGATTCAACTCCAAACATCGCAGCCGTAGGATCACCCTGCTGAAATAATGCCTGACCGGGTACTAAATCTTGATAGGTAATGGCGGCACGTACATTGGACGAGAGGCTATCTGGGCTCAAAAAACTCATAGTATTCCTATAGAAGTGCCAAACTGAACAAAACCAACAGCACGACTAGCACAACAGCTTAAATATTCGATTGGCCATTAATTTGGCCATTAATCTGGCTCTTAAATTAGGCGTTGCACTTAGATTGCTCTTGCTTAACGTGCAACGCCTAAACTTAGAGCCTTACTTGAGCCATTCTCAATTGACTCAAGCAGCCACTCTTTTAAGCCAAATCAAACAGCAATACCTCTGCCGCAGCTTTGGCTTCAATCGTGATCTTGTCTTCACTGCTAATCGCAGCCCCATCACCAGCCTTAAGGGTCAAACCATTGAGGGTAACAGTGCCCTGGACGGCTTGTACCCAAGCGTGCCGATTAGGTTTGAGGGTATGAATCACCTGTTCATCAGCAGCTAAAACAGTGGCGAACAAGTCAACATCTTGGTGAATTGTGACTGAGTTCTCGCGGCCTGTCGGGGAGGCAATCAAACGCAGTTGGTCTCGCTTTTCTTCCAGGCTGAATTGGCGCTGTTCATAACCGGGTTTAATGCCCTGCGCTTGGGGCAAAATCCAGATTTGCAGCAAGTGAACCGACTCAGATTGCGAGTGATTGTATTCGCTGTGAGTAATGCCAGTTCCGGCGGTCAGGCGTTGCACTTCGCCTGGATGAATCACCGAGCCATTGCCCATACTGTCTTTGTGCTCTAGCGCTCCCTCAATCACATAGGTGAGGATCTCCATGTCGCGGTGACCGTGAGTGCCGAAGCCATGACCAGGCTGAACTCGGTCTTCATTAATCACCCGCAAATTACGGAAACCCATATGCTGCGGGTCATAGTAGCTAGCAAAGGAAAAGCTGTGGTAGCTATCTAACCAACCGTGGTTTGCATGGCCGCGCTCATCGCTAGGGCGTAGAGTAATCATTCCATCCTCCTTGGTTCTGAAAAGAGTTGACTTGAAGGTTTTAGCCAAGATTTTCTGACCCTAGACGCTTCAACATTGAACGATTGGGGCAAAAAAAATGGGGCTTAGCTCAGTTCGTGCTTGCCGAGCTTTCGGCAGAGTCGACCCAGTTCTTCCTGCTCAGCCACGCTCAGCACACTGAGTTCTGCCACCACAGCCGTGACATGGCGAGGAAAGAGCTCAGCGATTAACTGCTGTCCAGCTTCAGTTAGACAGACGGTAATGTAACGACGGTCGCTGGCGTCTCGCTTGCGCTCAACCAAATGCCGCTTCTCCAAGTTGTCGATCACCATCGTGATGTTGCCGCCACTTTTGAGCAACTTTTTACCGATGTCTCGTTGGCACAAAGGCCCCAAATGCCATAGCGCCTCCAAAACCCCGAACTGACTGCTTGTGAGATCTGCATCGGTCATACGTTGATGAACCCGAGCGCTGACGGATTCAGCTGCTCGCAACAACTTGACGTAGGCACCGAGGGCGCAGACCTCTTCTCTCGAACCTTGAAATTGAGGCAACTTAGACAGTTGAACATTAAATTATCTAGGGTTAATTTATCGTTTTATTACTGCCTTGTCAAGCGCCGGTTTTGTCTTCGATTAGAAAGTGATATAGATGTATTTGTTTCTAATCCAAGGTCAATGCTGCTCGAAACTATAGATTTAAAAGCTATCCGTCAGCTCATGACGCAAGGACGCACAACCTGGGCCGAGTTAGCTGGTGTTTTAGGACTGTCAGCTCCAGCCGCTGCTGATCGGGTACGGCGACTAGAGGAACGCGGCGTGATTCGCGGCTACGCAGCCCTGATCCAGCCCGAAGCGGTGGGCTATGACCTGACGGCCTTTGTCGCCGTCACCCTGGAGCGACCCGAACACCGAGCTGCTTTTCTGCAACTAATTCAGAACCTGCCGGAGGTTCAGGAATGCCATCACATTGCCGGTGACGATGACTACTTGCTCAAAGTGCGCTGCTTGAACACCCGCGATCTGGAGCGCCTAGTGAGTGACCAACTCAAGGGCCTGTCAGGAATCGTGCGCACGCGCACCACGATCGTGCTCTCCACTCTGAAAGAAACGCCTGCTCTGCCGCTGCCTTCACCTAATAGCCCTTCTGGAGATCGCAATGAGCTTTGATTTTTTGCTCCGTGGCTTGATTGTTGGAATTTCGCTTGCTGCCCCAGTTGGGCCGATGGCGGTGCTGTGTATTCGCCGCACCTTGGTAGAAGGACACTTTTCTGGCCTGATCACCGGCATGGGAATTGCCACCGCCGATGCCCTTTACGGATGCATCGCAGGCTTTGGCTTGACCTTCATTTCGAGCCTCTTGCTAAGCCAGCAAATCTGGATCCGGCTGCTAGGGGGAGCGTTCCTCTGCTACCTAAGCATCACAACCTTTCTGGCTCAACCCACTGAACAAGGGGTGCCACTGCAAAGCCCGGAAGCGCATCGGGGAGTCCAAGGTCAGAGCATTTGGGGAGCCTACCTCTCAGCCCTATTTTTAACTCTGACCAATCCCCTGACGATTCTGTCGTTCGTGGGCGTCTTTGCCGGGTTGGGACTTGCCAGTAATGGCAGCGACTACCGCTCGGCCGGGCTCTTGGTACTAGGCGTTTTTCTAGGTTCGGCCTTATGGTGGCTAGCGCTAAGTAGTATAGCCAGTAGGTTTCGCCACCGATTCAAGTCCCACACCTTGCGCTGGGTCAATCGCCTCTCCGGCAGTTTGATCGGGGGCTTTGGCCTGCTGGCCTTGCTGAGTTTGTGGCGCTAAGGGCAGCGAGTCAACGGGCTTTATCCGGGCAACCTCAGTTGGGGATAAGGGCCGAAGTCAGGCAATTGAACCGGATGTTGTTCCAGTTGTTCCAGCACCAGCTCAATCGCTCGTTCGAGTTGGGGGTCCTGGTCTTGGCCCCAAGCTTGAGGCGTGATTTCTACCTCAATATCTGGATCGGTGCCGTAATTTTCCACACTCCAGCCCACATCCGTGAACCAGAAGGAGAATTCCGGCTGGGTCACCACACTGCCATCAGCCAGAGCATGGCGGGGCCAGATGCCAATAACACCGCCCCAAGTGCGTTTGCCAATCAAGGTGCCCAACTGCATGAGCTTGAAGCAATGGCTGAAAATATCGCCATCGGAGCCTGCGTGTTCATTGGTGATCGCCACGACAGGTCCCAGTACCGAATCGGCGGGATAGGGCTCTGGCTTACCCCAGCGTGAAATGTCGTAGCCAATGCGTTTGCGCGCCAATTTCTCCAGCAGCAGTTGCGAAACATGGCCACCGCCGTTGTAGCGCACGTCAACAACCAGTGCCTCTTTCTGTACCTCTGCGAAGTAATAGCGGTGGAACTCAGCGTAGCCACTCGGTCCCATATCCGGAACGTGGACGTAGCCCACTCGGCCATTGGTCGCTTCGGTGACAGTTTGGTGATTGCGCTCTACCCATTCGCGATAGCGGGCTCGGGTTTCGTTGCCCAAGGTTTTGACGGTGACTGTGCGAGGCTCTTCTGGGATGGCTCCAGCAAAGGTCAGGGTTACTTCGCAGTCAGCCTGGTGAACTAGCAAGGCTTGGGGTGGCAACTCGCGGCTGACCCGTTGCCCATTCACGGCTAAGAGCAGATCGCCCACCTGCACATTCACCCCCAACCGATGCAGCGGTGAGTCTACCTTGTCTTGCCAGGAGTCGCCCTGCACCACATGCGCAACTCGGTAGCCATCGGCAGCCGAATCGTAGGTAAAATCAGCACCTAAAAAGCCGACTTGGTAAGGCGGCGCTTTGCGGTAGTCGCCGCCGTATTCGTAGGCGTGGGAAGTGCCCAGTTCGCCCTGCATTTCCCAAACTAAGTCTGAAAACTCAGAACGGGTACTGACGCGGCTGAGCAGGGGAGCATAGCGCTGATACACCTGCTCCCAGTCCAAACTAGCCATGTCTTCTTTCCAGAAGTGCTCTCGCTGCAAGCGCCAAATCTCGCGCAACATTTGCTGCCACTCCGGCAAGGGAACAACAGAAATTCGCAGACGCTTGAGGTCGAGCCAACCGGTTTTTCGGCCTGGATGCTTGTCGTTGTTTTTGTTCTTGTCTTGAGGCGCAATTGCACAGATGCGTAGGCGCTTTTTAGAGCGGTAAATCACTGTTTCGTTGTCTTTCGCGACCCTGAAACTGGTGACTTCTGTAGCAATTGTTTCGCGTTTTTGTTCCTCAAAGTCATAGAACTCCAAGGTTGATTCGGCTTCAGCTTCTTCATCCGCTTGACCGTTCAAACTGCCTTTGATTGGCAATGAGGTGAATAGAGCCTTGCCTTTCACACCCCAAATTTGGCCATAGCGCCCTTCGGGAACTGGGAATCCAACCACACGGTGCTCGATTCCATCAAAGTCAATTTCAACCGTGGGTATCTTTTTCTCGACGCTTTTGTCGTTCCCTTTGTCCTCGTCCTGCTTGTCTTCGCCATTGCCATTTTTGGCCTCTGGTTTGCCATTAGCTTTACCTGGCTTCAAAGGTTTGGGAACTGGCACAAAAGGCGAGGGCGTTTCTTTCTTCAAGGCAATCAGAAATGGGCGCATGCCGCGTGGGAAGCCCAAATCAAAATACATACTGTCGTAGACCGGATTGAACTCTCGATACGACAGAAAGTAAATGAACTTGCCCTCAGGGTCGAAAGCCGGGCGAATATCTTTGAATCTGGGTGGGGTTAGGCAATAAGTACTACCATCTTGAATTCGACAAATTTTGATTGAGGCTGTCTG from Leptolyngbya sp. FACHB-261 includes these protein-coding regions:
- a CDS encoding DUF4079 domain-containing protein, translating into MSLEIPASIKPWLNFIHPFLMWVLLAISIYALYLGVQLRRTRTAEGDLKKELIKGRYSIKHHQIGSVLLALMIIGTVAGMAVTYINNGKLFVGPHLIAGLGMASLIAVSAALTPFMQKGNDFARYTHIFLNVTLLGLFGWQAVTGVQIVQKIISQM
- a CDS encoding pirin family protein produces the protein MITLRPSDERGHANHGWLDSYHSFSFASYYDPQHMGFRNLRVINEDRVQPGHGFGTHGHRDMEILTYVIEGALEHKDSMGNGSVIHPGEVQRLTAGTGITHSEYNHSQSESVHLLQIWILPQAQGIKPGYEQRQFSLEEKRDQLRLIASPTGRENSVTIHQDVDLFATVLAADEQVIHTLKPNRHAWVQAVQGTVTLNGLTLKAGDGAAISSEDKITIEAKAAAEVLLFDLA
- a CDS encoding Lrp/AsnC family transcriptional regulator, with protein sequence MLLETIDLKAIRQLMTQGRTTWAELAGVLGLSAPAAADRVRRLEERGVIRGYAALIQPEAVGYDLTAFVAVTLERPEHRAAFLQLIQNLPEVQECHHIAGDDDYLLKVRCLNTRDLERLVSDQLKGLSGIVRTRTTIVLSTLKETPALPLPSPNSPSGDRNEL
- a CDS encoding Crp/Fnr family transcriptional regulator gives rise to the protein MSFLSPDSLSSNVRAAITYQDLVPGQALFQQGDPTAAMFGVESGRVRLSRNTSEGKLVTFQVIRAGESFAEAALFSETYTSDAIAEIQSRVAIYPKQLLVTAFRENPDLTEDFVVQLVRSIQVLQSRLELRDVRSAHQRVLQYLRIIAEPNDTNLVIFDRPLKDVANDLGLTPETLSRALGRLEHEGVISRAKRQIRLHDSAVA
- a CDS encoding phytase — its product is MADSIRFATFNASLNRNAEGQLVTDLSTPNNAQAKAVAEIIQRSNPDVLLINEFDYDAEGQAVDLFRQNYLSLSQNGAAPVEYPYAYVAPSNTGVASGFDLDNSGSVGGPNDALGFGFFPGQYGMVVYSKYPIETANVRTFQDFLWKDMPDARLPDDPNTAQPNDWYSAAELDVVRLSSKSHWDVPIEVNGEIIHALVSHPTPPVFDGPEDRNGTRNADEIRFWSDYITPGQGSYIYDDQGSRGGLTPGSRFVIMGDQNSDPLDGDSIPGAIQQLLDNPLVNTSVTPTSPGGPEQAALQGGANTSHASDPRFDTADFADTTPGNLRADYVLPSNNLQITDAQVFWPESSDPQFSLVGTFNPTLPGGFPSSDHRLVWVDTVIPSRSTVSNVSFLGELTFPTGLQFNGTQVGGLSGITYDPSRNLYYSIADDRSEFNPARFYTLSINLSDGRLDSGDVTFEDVTTLRDASGNPFAPLSLDPEGIALTEQGTVFVSSEGEVRPDLGRVTNPFVNEFSLTGQQLSALPIPDRFLASPDNSGIRNNLAFESLTISPDGRYLYTATENALKQDGPAADPTQGSPSRILKYDLVTRQEVGEFVYLTEPVAAVPNPPEGFSTNGLVDLLAIDNSGTLLALERSFSTGVGNTVKLFEIRTQGALDVSGQNDLFDEATGAPFEIDPPVAKRELLDFASLGLTPDNLEGITLGPKLPDGRQSLIVVADNNFSPAQATQFITLALDVDNIPVVLPQTETPQVLDTDEAVPSGAIAGDADDPAIWVNPTDSAKSLVISSLKDGGLAVFDLNGALVQSVLPAEYGDIRYNNVDVLYGFELSGRTVDLAIASDRENDTLAIYQINPATGRLNNATSSAIPGSIFGLDDGEQTAYGLTTYTSPISGKQFVFVSQREGDQIAQLELVDDGSGKVTAVPVRTLTVPIPEGGELEDAQVEGMVADRELGYLYVAQENRGIYKFSAEPGGSTTGTLLDAVKPEGSNLEADAEGLTIYYGADGKGYLLASSQGDSTFAVYRREGGNAYVGNFAVGASGSIDSVEESDGADLINVPLGPQYPFGLLVVHDGANDPQVVAADDGELENTSTNFKFVGWQDVANAFPEPLEIDPNSFDPRNPTPITSPVAEPAIQLKAIGTYASGIFDAGGAEIVAYDPQSQRLFVVNAENATIDILSASNPSQPTLLQSIDISSLGAQVNSVDVYNGIVAAAIENENTQAPGVVGFFDVNGQLLNSVTVGSLPDMVTFSPDGRKVLVANEGEPSSDYSVDPEGSISIIDLSAGVANLSQSDVTTADFRAFNNQLGALRSEGVRIFGPNASVAQDIEPEYITVSEDSSKAWVSLQENNALAVVDLATGKVTDILPLGAKDHSQAGNGLDVSDRDGGINIARQPVLGLYQPDGIAAYEVNGQTFIVTANEGDARDYDAFAEEARVKDLSLDPTAFPNAAQLQADDQLGRLNVTTANGDTDGDGDFDQLYAFGGRSFSIRTAEGQLVFDSGDDFERITAALLPNEFNSDNAENGSLDSRSDNKGPEPEGVTTGVIDGRTYAFIGLERIGGVMVYDVTDPYSASFVQYINNRDFSGDAETGTAGDLGPEGLAFISANDSPNGKPLLAVGNEVSGTTTLYEINLTGAINGSNRGETLVGTAEVDLILGLGGNDTLAGLQGNDRLYGGNGNDVLRGDQNIRTAGGLNGGDDLLYGGNGNDRLGGKAGNDLLYGEAGNDQLWGDAGDDLLDGGKGNDQLNGGKGSDVFVLRAGDGSDSIYDLRLGQGDRLGLANGLTFADLSLTQGTGGKADDTLVRLTSSGELLATLNDVQVSSLTSAAFVSV
- a CDS encoding LysE family translocator; protein product: MSFDFLLRGLIVGISLAAPVGPMAVLCIRRTLVEGHFSGLITGMGIATADALYGCIAGFGLTFISSLLLSQQIWIRLLGGAFLCYLSITTFLAQPTEQGVPLQSPEAHRGVQGQSIWGAYLSALFLTLTNPLTILSFVGVFAGLGLASNGSDYRSAGLLVLGVFLGSALWWLALSSIASRFRHRFKSHTLRWVNRLSGSLIGGFGLLALLSLWR
- a CDS encoding MarR family winged helix-turn-helix transcriptional regulator, whose product is MPQFQGSREEVCALGAYVKLLRAAESVSARVHQRMTDADLTSSQFGVLEALWHLGPLCQRDIGKKLLKSGGNITMVIDNLEKRHLVERKRDASDRRYITVCLTEAGQQLIAELFPRHVTAVVAELSVLSVAEQEELGRLCRKLGKHELS